Within the Litorilinea aerophila genome, the region CACGCTGGCGTAGTCCAGCCCGGCGCTGATGCTGTGGGTGAGCGCGATCTGGCCGTCCTCGTCCTGGAGGACGTAGCTCTTGGTGCCCTGCAGGACGCCCAGACGCCCCAGTTTCGGGTCGGCGAAGCGGGCCGCATGCTGGCCACTCTCGATGCCGAGGCCGCCGGCCTCCACGCCGATGAGCCGTACCTGCTCATATTCCAGGAAGGGGTGGAAGATGCCGATGGCGTTGCTGCCGCCGCCCACACAGGCCACAATGACATCGGGCAGGCGGCCGGGGCCATCCTGGCTATCCAGCATCTGCTGGAGGGCTTCCTGGCCGATGACGCTCTGGAAATCCCGGACCATGGCCGGGTAGGGGTGGGGGCCCAGGGCGCTGCCCAGCAGGTAGTGGGTGGTGCGCACGTTGGTCACCCAATCCCGGATGGCCTCGTTGATGGCGTCCTTGAGGGTGCGGCTGCCGCTGTCCACCCCCCGGACTTCGGTGCCCAGCAGGCGCATGCGGAAGACGTTGGGTTCCTGCCGGGCCATGTCCACGGTGCCCATGTAGACCACACACTCGATGCCCAGGAGCGCGGCCGCGGTGGCGGTGGCCACGCCGTGCTGGCCGGCGCCGGTCTCAGCCACGATGCGGGTCTTGCCCATCTTGCGCTTCATGAGCAGGGCCTGGCC harbors:
- the trpB gene encoding tryptophan synthase subunit beta — protein: MTQGAKDPQRVNYRAVPDESGHFGPYGGKFVPETLMPALEELEEAYLQARSDPDFLAELAYLQRTYVGRPTPITYARRLSEHLGGAQIYLKREDLAHTGAHKINNALGQALLMKRKMGKTRIVAETGAGQHGVATATAAALLGIECVVYMGTVDMARQEPNVFRMRLLGTEVRGVDSGSRTLKDAINEAIRDWVTNVRTTHYLLGSALGPHPYPAMVRDFQSVIGQEALQQMLDSQDGPGRLPDVIVACVGGGSNAIGIFHPFLEYEQVRLIGVEAGGLGIESGQHAARFADPKLGRLGVLQGTKSYVLQDEDGQIALTHSISAGLDYASVGPEHAWLRDLGRSEYTYCTDEQAMAGFKALCELEGIIPALESAHAIGHVLKLAPQMDKDQIILVNLSGRGDKDLGTVMKELK